The Larimichthys crocea isolate SSNF chromosome X, L_crocea_2.0, whole genome shotgun sequence genome segment CATTTCATTTGTCTGACGTTCACAGAACTAGGATAGAAATTTATGAGAAACAAACGAAAAAGGACAAATTTCATCTTCCATCAAATTAtggacatgaaaaaaaaaacaaatcttgcAAAATGAAGATTTATGCTACTTTAAGAACTCTGGGATTGATCAGTGTTGTGTCATATTTCAATTTTTAAGTTCTCTTTCAGTGTCGACAGACGATCTCTGTTAACgtgtgattttatgtttttctgtaagCAACGCAGTTTGCTCACTATCTTgcacactcaaaaaaataataataattttaaaaaatgaataaaaaagatgTGGATTTTGTCTCAGGAAGGTCAGGGTTCCAGATACCAACTCCATCATTTCTCGGTTTTAATGTTTGTGAGGGGGAAAACAAGAagagacagacgagagagaACAGCAACAAAACGTTCGTAGCAAAAGTTCTATCTTTACCAAATAAAGACTGAGAATCAACTTTGAGAAAAGTGGAGTGCTTTACATGAAATCGAAGTAGAAATAATTGCTTTACATTGTAAACAACGATCAACGGTTTGATTGTCAAAAAGACGgtgacagaaaaatgcatttatatgtttgttctttgttgttttgacgTTTCCatcctgtgtttttttgaatCATCGCTCGTGTCTGCGGACACGGCTGAGAGGTTTCTTCACATGTGAACAGACGTTTGTTGACGTCGTGGAGGAACGAAGCTGGTTTTTAAAGGATCATGATCTATGCACAAAGTGGGAGGGAAGAGTCCGAACCCAGCTGCTGTCCGTACCGCGGGGCGTTTGTCGACTCGGACTCTGGGGTTCAGGGTTTGATGTAGGGTcgtttcttgtttttgtcagatttcctcctccaccctccttaTTATCATCATCTAATGTTTTAGCAAAACTTTACATTGCGTCGCCATGCTGTGTAATCCTTAACCAATGAGCGCTTATCCTTCTGCTAAAGCACTGTGGGTtgtactgagaaaaaaaaagcccatgACTTTTCAaggctgtctgtttttttgttgttttttttaaagggtggGTGTTTATGGGTGGGTGGTGTCGGGGACGGGTGGGGGTACTTTGCCTTTTGCCTTTCtctttactttgaaaaaaaaaacattaaggaAAAATGTCTgtaactgaaaaacaaagttgTGGCTTTTAAtgtcgttctttttttttttttgttttctcctcataGAATGTGATTGTTAAGGACATGCACCggaaaaaatgtttccatgacGATATGGAGCTTCTTTCGGACTATATTAATAAATTACAACATTTTCTTGGctgttactgtttgtgtgtcctgtCGCTTTATTTAAGACTCAGAATCTTCAAgtcgttttattttttttaatgcatgaatataaaacacaaagtgaataTATTTAACACgtcacaaacaaaatgaaagtttatACACCAAAGTACTTTTAAAGGACCCTGTGGAGTTTCAGACCACTTGTGATTTTTAAGGTTGCTGGTAAACGTcataaagtttcatttaaaaacagaactttGACCCTTTCTTATAGATACAGAAGAGGATTAGGGCCacactgaaaaatgtatttaaggttctgactttttttctgaattttgGCTTAACTGTCTAAATAAAagtagagtgtgtctgacagacattattactgactctgcagcagcacagagacttcaacaaagtcagtcaaaggcagcttgaggttgccgagcaaccagggtcagctgcaggtcagagcaattaactgcagctgtgctctgtctgtgtgtgagtgactgctgagagacacagaaaatctctaaatgaagcccctccaactagtggacactaatgccaaacggtaggtggtatcaaaaagcccaaatgaccgtgagcatcctcatcttgtcgaccatgtgaatgctgaatttcagtgtgtgaagttaaaaaatgtgacctggggagagagagaaagaacaggtgccccgtgctcctttgggaaatttctcctctccagtttacatgggagtagatggggctgtcggtgggtgatcctggagcatcagtgcgtctcccgccaaaactataagtctgacagcttcagcagtgatatcactgcatagcccacgaattttcctacgtttctatgtaggAATTTGGAATTATTCAATTATccaattctgacttttttttctcagaattttgacttttttaaaatgttgaatcaaCGCCTCCAAAACATTTGAACCTTCAGGAAGGATTTCTCTCTCagacttttcacattttatgaggaaggaaacTCGTTCGACTGTTGAGTCACTCGAAATGTTCAAACTCCACAGAGCGACTTTAAgaaccacatttaaaaaaaaaagttgtcacgaaaccaaaaaaaaaaatgatgacgTGCAGTCTTTGCAGTTTCAAgttgagaaacatttttctAAATCGTTGGTGATGAACGACTGTCTGATTATGTGACACACCTGTCGACAGGTAACGTcattcaacttttcttttatttcaaactgccgtcaaattcaaaatgttcaaaccATTTCAAATTCTTCAAGTTTCAATGTTCTACACACcgtgacaactttttttttttgtaaacaggTTGTAATCAGATTTCAAATTTCTTcattaattgtaaaaaaaaaatgtacatcaGCATAGAtcaacatattattatataaatgtgaCAAAGCTTCACTCCACAGGCAGCCGACATTTAGACTTTAAAATGCCAAAATTCAAACTCTCTGAAGCTGCAAACTTTTCTAAGCTGAGTTGCTGAGCTGTGACGAGGTCTAACTCCGGGGGCACAGGGCCCCGCTCGGGCTTTCATAATGATTCTCAGGACACGATTTCTTCACTCGGCAGTTTGTGTACTCGGAGCACTCGGTTTCCTCCAGAGGGTGGAGGGGCAGCTTCTGACTGGTGGCCTTCACCCTGGTCATGTCCTCGTAGATGGGGGCCTGAGGGTGCGACTGGATGCTGCGGCGTGATTTGCCCTGAAATTAACCGAGACAGGAGGGAAACAAATCAGTGAGGGGAACAAACAGTTAACGTACTCTCGATTTCCTGTGTTAAAATCagagtttttcattttcatccgGAGGCTGCGTCCTGAGCTCGAGCCTGACCGTCACTGTGAGGAGTTTCactgctgaaaagaaaaactgcttcAGCACGAAGACAAAcgtaaaaaaaacttaaattaaagaTCTGTAAAGTGTGTCACTGCCTTCATCGTcgaattttaagaaaaacatgCTGACAACTGACAGCAACAAGTTGTGAAACTCGCGGTTTTGTGGTTAGCTGCAGAGGAACTGTGTGACACGCTCTGAACAGGCAGGTGCTGCTCGTGATATTACACCCCCCCCGTCTCTTCTGCTCACACTCACTTTATAAACCATCATACAGCCGAGGAGGAGAACGAGGACGGCCACGGCCGAGGACAACGAGTACAGCAGGGTGGAGTAGCTGGAGCAGCCGCACTGACCTCCtgcaggagcagagagaaacgTTAAAAACAAGAATTCACAAACACCCCCCACAAACCGCTCGGGGCCCCGCTGCTCTGCACTCCGCCCCTGCACGCACACAAcacttaaaacaataaaagcatggCGTGTTAGTGAGAGGTTAAAAGAGAGTGACGTTCAGTGGAACTGCAGAAACCACCAAGCCAAACTTCCTTCCTAATTCTCGGTTaaagtgaatattttctgaagGGGAACCAAAATGTAAAACGCATCATTGAATGAACTGAATCCACACAGAGTCACATCATCAGGAGCGTTTTACAAACACGACTCTGTGTTGGTTTGAAATAACCGACAAGCCGACCCACATCAGAAAACCAACCAGCGAATAACCTGGTTACTCAAAAAaatacctgtcagtcaaagcgtccacgctcttaatcctgcaaaactgtaaacatgttgatttctgctgtgaagcctCAACACGGAGGTTTCTGGTTGGAATAATGTGCTAAATGAattaactgaattaaaaaaaaagatccatgTACGACTAGAGTTTGATCATTCTTTAATAATTCtatttgtttttgaagtttttttaacttttgaaaagtgttataaatgtatttttatttatttgtattatcagaatcagaaatactttaataatcccattattatttaatttatttaattattctgcTTATTTACACAATCAGCATATACGGATCAAATTGTTACTTTTGGTGTTTAATTCTAAGTGCAGTCATAAGTATCCTCATCAAGTCTAATTATAAATTAATATCAACCATCATGTCTGACACCTCTACAAAAAAACCACCTGTGGGCTGTATCATCAGATAAATATGAGCAGACTGAGTGACTCATGCTTCTTAttatcagaaaatattcatttcttCCCCCGTTGATCTATTTCAGTTATCAGCTGTGGAAACACCCACATGCCGAGAAAGACAAAGATAAGAGGCCGGCTTTCATTCCCGTGAACCAGACCTGAATTCAACGTGCTCTTTGAAAAGACCGAAACATTGGTGGAAAGTTTCCTGAAAGTTTCTGCATTTGTTATATCATATTGATATCATCAGTAGCGGTTTTGTTAGTAAGATATGAGAGCTCGACTGAAACAAGAGCACAGGACCAGCAGGACCAGCAGGACAGTTAGTATGAGCGTGGCCGAGTCCCGCTGCGACCCACCTTGCACTGAAACAAAGTACACCTGTCTCCCTAGACTAGCCGTGGAGTCGGGcctgtcctgcagcagcagctggcagcTGTAGAGGGCGCTGTCGtctggctgcagctgcagcagggtgAGGTCGTAGGTGATGCCGCCGGGGCCGGGCGCCAAGGACAGCTGGACCCTCTCAGCGGGGAACTGGGTGGAGGATGGAgggctgctgcttctgctgctgcggTAGTGGGCAGTGAGTGGGTGGTGGTACAAGACCTCCACGGCCGCCTGGCCCATTTTCTGCCTCTTCAGGCTCACACCTTCCACCATCGCCTTGTCCCTGTGTGGGGGGAGACAGGGGAGCACGACCGAGCCCCCGGCACACGTCTCCACCAACCCTGGGGCGTCTCCAGAGGGGAGAGGGGGTGACACTGTGAATATGTTGACCTGACGGATGCACCTTTaactctccatctcctctggggtgggtggaggggttAGTTAGACTCCACACAGAGTTACTCTTTAGAATTATCTACAGAGACGCCACAGTTCACACCACGAGCAAGAAGAAcgtcctttaagaggcagaaccctcgagcagaacccggaTCATCTGCAGAGAgccatctgtgtctgtgacgtgaagacacaacctgcagttcctctaacgtccacctgaggctggctccagaagtgagtcagtctccataagtccccatgtccaaatgtccaacttcacagcagaaataaacatgtttacagcctggtacaaaaaacagttttggtctctgtagctaatttccccgttcatgacaactgtactgagggtgaatttatatacaactcacctgttcacattatattaaggcttaaagttatgcagggttaagagcgtggacgctttgattgacaggtgggtgtggtcacggatggtttgtttgagcactcgGCTTCGTTCagctccaccgatgatccacgtctgtCAGACTTTGACCCAGATGAAGCTGAACTGAACGcaacttttaaataattaaccaaaaataatatttataatcaacatgaacaaataaaataaatcttttgcGTGTCTTTAAACTGAATCGCTCTCTGCAGATGATCCGGGTTCTGCTCATGGTGTGAACTGTTACTGATCCGTTAATCATTTGTTAACATGAAGGTAGATGGCATTAATGAGGGGAACCACCAGTGAATCTTTAATTCTAGAAAAAGTTTGACAGTGCACAAATATCAGCCCGCTGTGGGTGCATACACGGATGCTTTGACCTTTAATGTTTTGGTGGAGTGGGTggatgaaatggaaaataaaacaaactccaactcaccagcaccagcagcaccagcagcaccagcagaaCTCACGAGGAGGAAGAATTCATTGTTTCCAGGCACGTGCTCATCTTCAGATGAAGGTTGTTCCACCACAAACTCGCAGTAGTAGCGGTCGGTGTCGCCGGCCCTCAGCTGAGAGATGGTGACGTTCAGAGAGTGGCTGCTCGGGTCTCCACTGATGCTGGTTCGATTCTTGTCAGCATCGACGTGCATGCTGAACTCCCTCTTGGTGTACATGAAGAGAacctctctgtgctgcagccaGGTGCGCTTCAGGTACATGCCGAGAGGAGCCGGGTTCCTCTGATCCACCACGCAGGGCAGAACCACGGAGTCGCCCTCATTCCGCTCCAAGAACTGAATgtcactgcagactgcagagcaacagagaaacaggagtttcagaataaaagcatctATTTGAGAAATATAATCATCAGCATGTCGAATGATTTTAGATCAATTAATGAAGATTGAAGCAAGaaagaatcaaataaaaatctaatgttGGAATCTTCTGAGCAACTTTTTAATGCAAGtgaggtggacaaaataacaggaaCACCTCATGACAGCACAACACAGACGAGCctaaagttacatttattttaaaacccaAAGAAATGTCACATATTCTTTAAATTCTGAACTCCTGAAGACTTCCCTCACAAAATATTCAGAGTCACAGTTCAAACTCACCAGGTGCAGTCAGTGTGAGGGCCAGCGTCCACAGACAGGCCACGCTCTGCAGCACAGTCATCTTTGTTTTGACCGTTAGTCTAATTAATTATAAGATCCTGAAGGAAGTCGGTGGGGGCCACCATGGCAGCACGGATGCAAACATTCAGAGTGAGTGACAGAAAGTTTGGTTAACTGTAAATGAAACCAAGAGGAACTCCACGAAGCTCCACCTTCTAACCTCAAGATGAACACAAGAGGAAGCAACAGCAACCCAGCACCACGTCGGATGGATCAGCTCCATCTACAGATGTCACATGAGGGGCCTCTATACACCCCAACACcacccaccaccaacaccaccaccaccacaagcCTGTTTGTCCtacagagaagacaaagacaaacaggcagacagTTGAAGACGCATGGAggtcaaatgtgttttttctgttcttcatTGTCTTTTTCACGCATGAAGGAAACTTTCCACGGACAGAACTGACAGAGGAAATGACTTTCTGAGCAGGAAGTGTCTGCTCATGATAATTTGCATCAGTGGACAGACTGTCAACTCTGAGCGCAGAAGGCCGAGCGGCCGAACGTCTCCACTCTGAACGTCCTCAGCTCGGTCCGGCCGCGTACAGAacttaatattttaattataaacCCAAAAAGCTCTTCCTGTTCGTACGCTTCTACGGGAAAGGACGAGGGCCACGTGAAGTTTGAGTTCGACTTTTCCGAGAATTCAGACTCagaatctgagaaaaaaaatttTCACACGTGGCCCTCATCCTCTTTTGTACTTCTCAGTATGGATTTACAGCCCACGTAGATATGGACATGTTAAAAACTTAAACCATCGCTTGTTTCGTACGTGTTTCGTCTGGGGtcagctgtttttctgctgcagcaggaaataaaaacagaaatcgaCCAGCAGTCAGGCTGAAAGATAAGAAGCTGCACGAAGTCTTAAAGTCAGAAAGTCAAAAGTTACAATATTAGTGTGAGGACAGAAAGCAGACAGGGGGTTGATGAGACGATGCTCCACACACTTCAGAGATGAGCAGAGTCAACGTGTTCCAAGACTTTGAAGACTCTAAAAGTCTCGGACTCTGTCCTCGTCCTTGAAGACCATTTGACGCTTGTTCTTCATTTTTGTGACGGTTCCAAGAATCCGTCACACTTTCGTTCACGTGCTGAAGCTGCAGTTTAAACGTGAAAACGACACGAGACGTTCTGAGAAGTCACGAGCTCATCAAAAGCTGAATATGCATCTGTGACTTCTTTCTGTCTCGTTGTGTCTGGCCGTGCTGAGAGTTTGAATTTTGTGTGTCCAGGTTTGAGActcactttctgtctttgattgaaatgatttaaagtgCGGGGTCTGTCTGAATTCATTTCTGACTGGTGGGGAAGTTCCAGCCGGTCTAACCTCGTTCACACTCAAACTGAACTGTTGCACGAAGGAACGAGTCAGTGTGCAGAGTCTGAGCGTCACCATGACAGTGACAGGCTTCAGCTCAGCCGCTCACCTCTGAACACAGTTAGAGCAGCTCGACTCTTCTGAAACCAGCTCAGTTTATCTGTGAGTAGGCGGTTTAGCGCTGTGGTTCTTTATCTCGTCAAAGATCGCCTCAGCAGCCGAGCGACGCTTCACGGGAACCAATGAAGCATTGTTCCACTTGTCCAGCAGGAAACCACAATTATTAAGTTTTACTTTGTTTACTGCTCGCAGCGAGTCTGAAACTCTTTTATTGACTCCAAACTAACAGCTGAAGTTTGTCTGTGCAGCATGAAgcttagagtgtgtgtgtgtgtgagagtgtgtgtgtgtgtgtgtgtgtctgaggcgTTTGACCAAATTCAGGTTAAAAAACACGACGACTAATTCCTGGAAGAGGTCgccatgtttctgttttatatctaattataatttaataaatgattcaaacagCAAATGTTACTGTACTTCTGTTTTCACGATGAAGCTCCCAGATGACTGAATATTAAACTTTAATCAAACCTCATCCTCTCACATTTTATATCTTTGTTTCAGGCTCCCCTCGTGTCACAGGCGGGGCACTGAGCACATCAATATGTTGGAGACTCAAATTCAGTAACtcaagataaaaaacaaaaacaaaacaagcagcagcaaaattctgaaaatattttattgagaaagaaaaacatgagttTGACACAGGACTTCTTTACACAGCTGAACTTTTATCACTGGAAAGTTCATGATCTGAATTATAACACACGTCGCTGTTTAACACAGCCGAGCTTTTAAAgagtcagttcacccaaatctGAGAACGCTGAGTTTTAGTTctcagagtttgtttgtggagCTCACGGCGTCGGAGGAAATCACCGCTCGCTCATCACGAGGACGCGATGATCACCGAGCCGTCTGCTGTGGCTCCAGACGTTAAACACAGTAATGAAAAGACACTGGTGCACCATGGGAAGTGTAGGAAGTCAAAGTCTGGATATCTCAAAGTGATAAAGAGGGTGAGCTGACCCTTTAACAGGCCGAACACTTACCATGTTAGTTTAACACCTTTCAGACTGTCATCACATACTTGATGTTACAGGACAGACCCACACTAGAATAAAGAGCAGGTACTTACTGAGTTTAACTGACCTCATTCATGCCAGCTGATAGACGGgctacagacagagacaaatacaGAGCAGTCAGTGACACGAGCAGAGGAAACACCTCCAGGATCTGAATGCACCATGTGTTTATATCCacatgtgcactcacacaccTGCATCAAACTCtgatcaaacattttaaataatgacGGACAACAAAACACCCAGCGACACAAACCAGCACACGCTCTGTTACAGCTGATCGTTCCAAGTTTGAAACTACAAAACCCAGAGACCTGTAACTCCAGTTATTCAGCATGTAGCCGTGAGGTTCAGCAGCTGTTATggattcatgttttaaaaaggtccagtgtgagaTTTAGGAGCATCTATCAGAATGTTCTCATtcatgtttaatcacctgaTAATGAGTTTGTATCTGTACAGAGACGGAGCGGGTCCTCTGTCATGGAGTCCACCATTTCTCTACAGTAGCTGTGAGCGGACAAACCGAACAATGACCTACATCAGTTTCTCCTGCAACAGCAAACATGCAGGACGGTcgtgatttttttatataacccTGGAGTGTCAGGACACAGAAACGATTAGTTCATGACTCAGTGTGCATCCTCAGGTCTGTGACGAGCTGTACGCGCAGCGGTTTGTTCATTCGTCACGTTTACGTTGCTACAGCGAcctaaaaaaagatttgttcaatTTAGCGCCTGAGTCGGTAAAAAGACTAACTTTCCAACACGAGCGTtggagtattcatttggttgcaatctgcagcttcaccactaggtgccactaaatcctacacaccggacctttaaggaAGTCTGGAAATGAACCTTCAGCTTCACAGGAGCTGGCGCTGAACTCGCCGCTGTGTCGCTGGGTTTGTTGTTCTGCCTGACCCTCTGTCCTGCAGCGCATTATGAGATATGACACACTTAAATTAAAGCTTCCATGCATGTTTCGGTTCCGATATGcatgaacagacagaaagaaaattaatgaaTCAGGAGTGAAGTTTAGTTTGTGTCACTGCCGTGTCAGTGCTGCATCGTTCCTCTGCACTCTATCGTGGTTATCATGAAcatgcaggattcgaaccacAAGTTGGCCAACATCTTAGTGATTAAAGAGTCTTGTACTTTAATATTCAGTGTATGTTtgaatgaagacagacagatgatggCAAACTTGGTTTTTAAACACCGACATACAACACTAGTACAAACCTTCAGGACTCACCTCCACGTACGTCAGGACAAACCAGCATTGGATTTCAAGATGAATTTTATTACAACAGATTCATAAAACATTACAAAGGATGCATACAGGTACCCTTCTGACcaggaaatattaaaaacaaacctgaaataaGAATAAAGCTAGAGACTGATGAGGCATGAATTTGTAATACTACTTAACTGGAATCATTTTCGCCACTGAGACCCTCACCAACCAAGGTTGGGGACGCAAGTCCAACAGCACCTAAGCGTGCTGTGAGGGCCTCAAGCCATctaccaaaaataaaacagaagaaacaaaagaaatgaaacaaatgtttaCAAGAGAAACTTGCCTTTGTAAGGGGATGGTACGTTCATGTAACTCCAGCAGCTTCAAAAGAAATATGATCATTTTAACACACTTCACTTCTATTAACCTGAGTGAACCTATGGGGAAAGAATATATCCTCACATGtgatcaacaacaacagaagagaTTCAGGAACTTATGTGGCTGCTTTCCGataaacatgttacatttaatGTCCACGTGCTCTAACATATCATGTTGGTCTTCACCACCACTGGTCTTACTGCTCTTTGCTCGCAGCTAGGTTTGAAAAAGCATGAGAGAAAGGTGTGAACCTCAAACCTAATgtggtggctgctgctgctgctgctttgctgcTTCAGTAGCGTCCAGCCGGAGACATGACGGGCGGCCTCATGCCCATGGGGGGGCCTCCCTGGTAAGGGGGCACCATGGGAGGACCCTGCCCATATGGAGGCATCCCTCCCATGTAGCTGGGCATGCCCTGAGGAGGAGCACCATACTGACCTGCAGAGAGCACAGGAAGAGCACGGCGTGTTAAAGACTCGATGGCCCGTCACATTTTATACACAACATGTTTGCTGCCtttccctccagactttgttcacTTGCTCAGGTTTGGTCATTGTCCTGGTTTGTGtggaaacatgtttctgtttttgtgaccGGCAGTAGGGATGAAACGACTCGCTCACGACTCGATACAattcacgattttttgttcacgatacgataaccctacagacaaattatgaccaaataaaatgatgtttttatttgtaggaaaaaaatctttaggTGCTTTCTttccagaaactctcaaacagtttgtgttcttagaaaaagtgcaacttacatcttaaacaacaaaacacaaatatctgctttctttagaaacagtctcacagtaaactgctgttaactgctgtgatgtgcaATTTTCCTCTCGAGGTGGCGAAACGTTACTTTGGCGGCTGAtatgttgctgcatgttgcttgtgttgcggcatgttgctcgtgttgcctctatatgttgcagtctctctatatttccatgctgttttggttttgtctgtttctcacggttgtatttgtgtatttagggaatccaaaatgctccacacaggtgattaCAAGCTGCTCGCTGCGTCCTCACGTCTTCCTCGCTCTgtctccgtacctacgtagtgacgtgagtcacgtga includes the following:
- the cd7al gene encoding cd7 antigen-like, producing the protein MTVLQSVACLWTLALTLTAPVCSDIQFLERNEGDSVVLPCVVDQRNPAPLGMYLKRTWLQHREVLFMYTKREFSMHVDADKNRTSISGDPSSHSLNVTISQLRAGDTDRYYCEFVVEQPSSEDEHVPGNNEFFLLVSSAGAAGAAGADAPGLVETCAGGSVVLPCLPPHRDKAMVEGVSLKRQKMGQAAVEVLYHHPLTAHYRSSRSSSPPSSTQFPAERVQLSLAPGPGGITYDLTLLQLQPDDSALYSCQLLLQDRPDSTASLGRQVYFVSVQGGQCGCSSYSTLLYSLSSAVAVLVLLLGCMMVYKGKSRRSIQSHPQAPIYEDMTRVKATSQKLPLHPLEETECSEYTNCRVKKSCPENHYESPSGALCPRS